One stretch of Podospora bellae-mahoneyi strain CBS 112042 chromosome 2, whole genome shotgun sequence DNA includes these proteins:
- a CDS encoding hypothetical protein (CAZy:AA3; COG:E; EggNog:ENOG503NXH9) produces MRSLPLYLVALSRTISVGIATATQQPLYLSAFNAIPRVSSLFTTTKNHDEARMDGRIQAKDLLSSHFGPYGWPGQSFDYVIVGGGTAGLAMAKRLSEDNANSVAVIEAGGFYEIEGGNMTEVPMYLFNYFFDNGHVKNPLFDWYQYTVPQPGLAKRAMFYMQGKTLGGSTARGAMLYHRGSKGAYKKWAEQVGDDAYTWDNWLPYFQKSVTFSGPNTNPRPANATAVNNLSAFSESGGPVHVAYPYWTNAISSWVDKALAKLGFPEVQGFSDGNLLGRSYITHTINPYTRRRETASTSYLHDALLESNNLNFYTRTLVKKILFDDKKKATGVKVSTDGFEWTIGAKKEVILSAGVMRSPQLLMVSGIGPRDTLEKLDIPVLSDRPGVGKNMQDTIILGPTSPVKVESHSQLMGSKETLPRSIYEYNNFRTGLLTNPGQDYFAFEKHQPGMLKDSTAADIEKEFPEDWPTFSYIALDDTFVPQYDGKNYFSMSAALMTTFSRGSVTINSTDTAQNPIVDPRWLDDPRDKEMAVAAFRRCRAIVASETMQEVIDGPEILPGERYQTDEEIYNYIAETSDAYYAGVGTCAMGKRDDPNAVVDSNARVLGVDGVRVVDASAFPFAIDGQPMGTVYALAEKIAADILAGK; encoded by the exons ATGAGATCCCTACCACTCTACCTCGTCGCCCTGTCGCGGACAATCAGCGTTGGCATTGCCACTGCAACACAGCAGCCGCTGTATCTCTCTGCCTTCAATGCTATTCCTCGAGTCTCGTCCCTGTTCACCACGACAAAAAACCATGATGAAGCTCGCATGGATGGTCGTATCCAGGCAAAAGACTTGCTTAGCTCGCACTTCGGGCCCTACGGTTGGCCAGGGCAATCATTCGACTACGTGattgttggcggcggcactGCTGGCTTAGCGATGGCCAAGCGACTTTCCGAAGACAACGCCAACTCGGTGGCTGTGATCGAAGCAGGCGGTTTCTACGAGATTGAGGGGGGAAATATGACCGAGGTGCCCATGTATCTGTTCAACTACTTCTTCGATAATGGCCACGTGAAGAACCCCTTATTTGACTGGTATCAGTACACTGTGCCACAGCCA GGTCTCGCCAAAAGAGCCATGTTTTACATGCAGGGAAAGACACTAGGTGGCAGCACAGCCCGCGGCGCGATGCTCTATCACCGCGGCTCGAAAGGGGCCTACAAGAAATGGGCCGAGCAGGTCGGTGACGATGCATACACCTGGGACAACTGGCTGCCGTACTTCCAGAAAAGCGTAACGTTTTCCGGCCCCAACACAAACCCAAGACCTGCCAATGCCACTGCCGTCAACAACCTTTCTGCATTCTCCGAGTCCGGCGGGCCAGTCCACGTCGCCTACCCCTACTGGACTAACGCCATCTCGTCCTGGGTGGACAAGGCACTCGCCAAACTGGGCTTTCCCGAAGTGCAAGGCTTCTCCGACGGCAACCTGCTCGGCCGGTCCTACATCACGCACACCATCAACCCTTACACCCGGCGCCGCGAGACAGCATCCACCTCCTACCTCCACGACGCCCTCCTCGAgagcaacaacctcaacttcTACACTCGCACCCTCGTCAAGAAGATCTTATTCGAcgacaagaaaaaggcaaCCGGCGTCAAGGTGAGCACCGACGGCTTCGAGTGGACCATTGGCGCCAAAAAAGAAgtcatcctctccgccggcGTGATGCGCTCCCCCCAGCTCCTGATGGTCTCGGGCATCGGACCCCGGGACaccctcgagaagctcgacatCCCCGTCCTCTCCGACCGCCCCGGCGTCGGCAAGAACATGCAagacaccatcatcctcggcccGACCAGCCCGGTAAAAGTAGAAAGCCACAGCCAGCTGATGGGCAGCAAGGAGACCCTCCCCCGGTCCATCTACGAGTACAACAACTTCCGCACCGGGCTGCTGACCAACCCCGGGCAGGACTACTTTGCCTTTGAGAAGCACCAGCCCGGCATGCTCAAGGACTCGACGGCGGCAGATATCGAAAAAGAATTCCCTGAGGACTGGCCGACTTTTTCCTACATTGCCTTGGACGACACGTTTGTCCCGCAGTATGATGGGAAGAATTACTTTAGCATGTCGGCGGCGCTGATGACGACGTTCAGTCGGGGGTCGGTGACGATTAATAGTACTGATACGGCGCAGAATCCAATTGTTGATCCCCGTTGGTTGGACGATCCGAGGGATAAGGAgatggctgttgctgcgtTTCGCCGGTGCAGGGCTATTGTGGCGTCGGAGACGATGCAAGAGGTGATTGATGGGCCGGAGATTCTGCCTGGGGAGAGGTATCAGACTGATGAGGAGATTTACAATTATATTGCTGAGACGTCGGATGCGTATTACGCTGGTGTGGGGACTTGCGCtatggggaagagggatgaTCCGAATGCGGTGGTGGACTCGAATgcgagggttttgggggtggatggtgttCGGGTGGTGGATGCGTCGGCGTTCCCGTTTGCGATTGATGGGCAGCCTATGGGGACGGTGTACGCATTGGCGGAGAAGATTGCTGCTGATATTTTGGCTGGAAAGTGA